In Morococcus cerebrosus, a single genomic region encodes these proteins:
- a CDS encoding tetratricopeptide repeat protein → MFLDYSLLIVLLALLLVVLLFIRFKQSGTTHKKTTKVAKSSIHHNKSNQKDEDALTPDWMDQVNQSVSNTEQQDWEWGGGETSGSTASVSAQEVDPLTEYQVYKQFGYESKAAESLAGYLNGLGDGAPEKLVHELIGLSLRVGNIDMLADALEKHGLVLPEESLAEYVKIGLMTEPTHLRLRVLAEERLGWSLQEIERRIGEPSGIEDSSESDSTSSDDVQHTSPTSQASKRSLIVLGKKEFNDITPEEMGAVIGFVKPEHGAKILKDKVDYKTAVQQYNRAIQTSSKPASLIIDALKLDYQNEEIGQFAQHLWKLYHSLGQYGRQVKERMLGWGYSLGYHEVFDDLEKGPNENRVKEIGLARGYLQPTSLQMKAKYRDLVQKDSSVISMNSSPADEALKEVESLLMYGQLDLAVDTLEQAVLQYPQESQLYIMLFDLYERVEDWARLEHFLRILRERVVSLPEEVILAMSRLLQRVNQYSKK, encoded by the coding sequence GTGTTCTTGGATTATTCACTTTTAATCGTATTGTTGGCGCTTTTGTTGGTTGTATTGCTGTTTATCCGCTTCAAACAAAGCGGAACGACACATAAAAAAACAACTAAGGTTGCCAAATCATCAATACATCATAACAAATCAAATCAAAAAGATGAGGATGCTCTCACTCCTGATTGGATGGATCAGGTCAATCAATCCGTTTCTAATACTGAACAGCAAGATTGGGAATGGGGTGGTGGAGAGACCTCTGGCTCAACAGCATCAGTATCTGCCCAGGAAGTTGATCCTCTGACTGAATATCAGGTGTACAAACAGTTCGGTTATGAAAGCAAGGCTGCGGAGTCTTTAGCCGGGTATCTGAACGGATTAGGTGATGGAGCTCCCGAAAAGCTGGTTCATGAATTAATCGGGCTGAGTCTCCGTGTCGGTAATATCGATATGTTGGCTGATGCTTTGGAAAAACACGGATTGGTTTTGCCTGAAGAGAGCTTGGCTGAATACGTTAAGATCGGTTTAATGACTGAGCCGACGCACTTGCGCCTGCGGGTTTTGGCGGAGGAACGTTTGGGATGGAGCTTGCAGGAAATTGAGCGCAGAATTGGTGAACCTTCAGGAATTGAAGATTCTTCAGAATCGGATTCAACTTCTTCAGATGATGTGCAGCACACTTCTCCAACTTCTCAAGCTTCAAAACGTTCTTTAATCGTGTTGGGAAAAAAAGAATTTAATGACATCACCCCTGAGGAAATGGGTGCAGTTATTGGGTTTGTTAAGCCTGAGCATGGTGCGAAAATTTTGAAGGATAAGGTTGATTATAAAACGGCCGTACAACAATACAACCGTGCTATTCAAACCTCTTCTAAACCTGCCAGCTTAATTATTGATGCTTTGAAGTTGGACTACCAAAATGAAGAAATTGGTCAGTTTGCGCAACATTTGTGGAAGCTTTATCACTCACTCGGCCAATATGGCCGCCAAGTGAAAGAACGTATGCTCGGCTGGGGATATAGTCTAGGCTATCATGAAGTTTTTGATGATTTGGAAAAGGGACCAAATGAGAACCGCGTAAAAGAAATCGGTTTGGCCAGAGGTTATTTGCAACCTACTTCTTTGCAAATGAAGGCAAAATACCGAGATTTGGTACAAAAAGACTCGTCCGTTATCAGCATGAATTCTTCACCTGCTGATGAGGCTCTAAAAGAAGTCGAGTCGCTATTGATGTATGGTCAGTTAGATTTGGCTGTTGATACTTTGGAGCAGGCTGTACTGCAATATCCGCAAGAGTCTCAGCTATATATCATGTTGTTTGATCTTTACGAAAGAGTTGAAGACTGGGCACGTTTGGAACATTTCTTACGCATCTTGCGTGAACGCGTTGTCAGTTTGCCGGAAGAGGTTATTTTGGCTATGAGCCGTTTGCTTCAACGTGTAAATCAATATTCAAAAAAATAA
- a CDS encoding alpha-glucan phosphorylase has protein sequence MDNLLPKIKTIRVMLRDMNEQQEAVFRMAFKMHNTTNYQIIGTDSAEKPDLVLVDTDTADGIETWKTLKTEYSDIPVAMFCSQEPSVETPYLPKPVKFDTLFPVLRSLAQGGNVFNPADSEAAKQNTQGNGSTEGRKATIKRFNPNKGLLGALKFASQGHQDIAVLHEGKPVLIVFPSIQRVLLTVNAHDLEGLCKDDNLSVVCKVVPDNPQWKEKAKVTIMSCLWQMAIWTAQGRLIYPMTPQTIFTLKRWPNLTRLAPVPESMRLSAFLTKTSVNLNILYKVMPLEMPDILNYLAATSVTGFLATDTEYAHNQTNVSEQVDVNSNVPDSQMVKDAEKIAGPSQEQPRGLLQRLMRKLLGKR, from the coding sequence ATGGACAATCTGTTACCTAAAATTAAAACCATACGGGTTATGCTTCGTGATATGAATGAGCAGCAGGAAGCTGTATTCCGTATGGCTTTCAAAATGCACAATACGACGAATTATCAAATTATCGGTACGGATTCTGCTGAAAAGCCGGATTTGGTTCTGGTAGATACAGATACGGCTGACGGTATTGAGACTTGGAAAACGTTAAAAACCGAATATTCCGATATTCCAGTTGCGATGTTTTGCTCACAAGAACCTTCCGTGGAAACGCCATATCTCCCTAAACCGGTCAAATTTGATACCTTGTTTCCTGTATTGAGAAGTTTGGCTCAAGGTGGCAATGTTTTTAATCCTGCTGATAGTGAGGCAGCAAAACAAAATACTCAGGGTAATGGTAGTACAGAAGGGCGAAAAGCAACAATCAAACGGTTTAATCCGAATAAAGGATTGTTGGGAGCATTGAAGTTCGCTAGTCAAGGCCATCAGGATATTGCCGTTTTACATGAGGGTAAGCCGGTATTGATAGTTTTCCCAAGTATTCAGCGTGTTTTGTTGACTGTTAATGCGCATGATTTGGAGGGGCTTTGTAAAGATGATAATCTTTCTGTGGTATGCAAAGTAGTACCTGATAATCCTCAATGGAAGGAGAAAGCCAAAGTTACCATTATGTCTTGTCTGTGGCAGATGGCGATTTGGACTGCACAAGGTCGTCTGATTTATCCGATGACCCCTCAAACTATTTTTACATTGAAACGCTGGCCCAATCTGACCAGGCTGGCTCCAGTCCCTGAATCTATGAGGTTATCTGCCTTTCTAACTAAAACATCGGTTAATCTGAATATCCTCTATAAGGTTATGCCGTTGGAGATGCCTGATATATTGAATTATCTTGCAGCTACCTCCGTAACCGGTTTCTTGGCAACGGACACTGAATACGCACACAATCAGACTAATGTTTCCGAACAAGTTGATGTAAATAGCAATGTGCCTGATAGTCAGATGGTAAAAGATGCTGAGAAGATTGCAGGACCGTCGCAAGAACAGCCACGCGGACTGCTGCAACGATTGATGCGTAAGTTATTGGGAAAACGATAA
- a CDS encoding GTP-binding protein, whose translation MKENKIIFTGPVGVGKTTAISALSDEPPVQTDASASDMTLVRKGYTTVAMDYGVIHLDEEVKVHLYGTPGQERFNFMWEILSQGSMGLVLLLDNTRTNPLKDLQFFLEAFRELLKKAPLVVGVTKMDIRSLPSVDVYQKYLAQNNFNVPVFEIDARREDDVKQLVSAMLFSIDPGLEV comes from the coding sequence ATGAAGGAAAATAAGATTATCTTTACCGGTCCGGTCGGAGTGGGTAAAACAACAGCTATTTCAGCTTTGTCGGATGAACCTCCTGTGCAAACGGACGCATCAGCTTCCGATATGACATTGGTGCGAAAAGGTTATACTACTGTAGCAATGGATTATGGAGTTATTCATTTGGATGAAGAGGTGAAGGTCCACCTTTATGGTACACCGGGGCAGGAACGCTTTAATTTTATGTGGGAGATTTTAAGTCAAGGTAGTATGGGTTTGGTTCTACTTTTGGATAATACCCGTACTAACCCACTAAAAGACCTGCAATTTTTCTTAGAGGCTTTCCGTGAATTATTGAAAAAAGCCCCGCTGGTTGTCGGTGTCACCAAGATGGATATTCGATCACTGCCAAGCGTTGACGTTTATCAGAAATACTTGGCTCAAAACAATTTTAATGTGCCGGTATTTGAGATTGATGCTCGAAGAGAAGATGATGTAAAACAATTGGTAAGTGCAATGTTGTTCTCAATCGACCCGGGTTTAGAGGTATAA
- a CDS encoding roadblock/LC7 domain-containing protein produces MQQLLISVLSDLNNTSPDITASAVISTDGLPIATMLPSHLNADRVGAMSATLLALGNRSVHELACGELDQVMVKGKTGYILLSQAGENAVLALMARESGKLGLILLDAKRAAKHIAEIL; encoded by the coding sequence ATGCAACAATTATTGATTTCTGTATTGAGCGATTTGAATAATACCTCTCCTGATATTACTGCTTCAGCCGTTATTTCTACTGACGGTTTGCCTATTGCAACCATGTTGCCGTCGCATTTAAATGCAGACCGTGTTGGTGCAATGTCAGCAACATTGCTGGCATTGGGTAACCGTTCCGTTCATGAGTTGGCTTGCGGTGAGCTTGATCAGGTTATGGTGAAAGGGAAGACCGGTTATATTTTGCTGAGTCAGGCAGGAGAAAACGCTGTTTTGGCTTTGATGGCAAGAGAGAGCGGTAAGCTGGGCTTGATTTTGTTGGATGCCAAGCGTGCTGCGAAGCATATTGCTGAAATTCTATAA
- a CDS encoding IS5 family transposase, whose protein sequence is MSTFFRQTAQAMIAKHIDRFPLLKLDQVIDWQPIEQYLNRQRTRYLRDHRGRPAYPLLSMFKAVLLGQWHSLSDPELEHSLITRIDFNLFCRFDELSIPDYSTLCRYRNWLAQDDTLSELLKLINCQLTEKNLKVEKASAAVIDATIIQTAGSKQRQAIEVDEEEQVSGQTTPSKDKDARWTKKNGLYKLGYKQHTRTDEEGYIEKLHITPANTHECNHLLPLLEGIAEGTTVYADKGYDSAENRQHLKEHRLLDGIMRKAHRNRPLTEAQTKRNRYLSKTRYVVEQSFGTLHRKFRYARAAYFGLLKVSAQSHLKAMCLNLLKAANRLSVPVAA, encoded by the coding sequence ATGAGCACCTTCTTCCGGCAAACCGCACAAGCCATGATCGCCAAACACATCGACCGCTTCCCATTATTGAAGTTGGATCAGGTGATTGATTGGCAACCGATCGAACAATACCTGAATCGTCAAAGAACCCGTTACCTTAGAGACCACCGCGGCCGTCCCGCCTATCCCTTGTTGTCCATGTTCAAAGCCGTCCTGCTCGGACAATGGCACAGCCTCTCCGATCCCGAACTCGAACACAGCCTCATCACCCGCATTGATTTCAACCTGTTTTGCCGTTTTGACGAACTGAGCATCCCCGATTACAGCACCTTATGCCGCTACCGTAACTGGCTGGCGCAAGACGACACCCTGTCCGAATTGCTCAAACTGATTAACTGCCAACTGACCGAAAAAAACCTAAAAGTAGAGAAGGCATCCGCCGCCGTCATTGATGCCACCATTATTCAGACCGCCGGCAGCAAACAGCGTCAGGCCATAGAAGTCGATGAAGAAGAACAAGTCAGCGGCCAAACCACACCGAGTAAAGACAAAGATGCCCGCTGGACAAAGAAAAACGGCCTCTACAAACTCGGTTACAAACAACATACCCGTACCGATGAGGAAGGCTATATCGAGAAACTGCACATCACCCCCGCCAATACCCATGAGTGCAACCACCTGTTGCCTTTGTTGGAGGGTATTGCCGAAGGTACGACCGTCTATGCCGACAAAGGCTACGACAGTGCGGAAAACCGACAACATCTGAAAGAACATCGGTTGCTGGACGGCATTATGCGCAAAGCCCACCGCAACCGTCCGCTGACGGAAGCGCAAACCAAACGCAACCGATATTTGTCGAAGACCCGTTATGTGGTCGAGCAAAGCTTTGGTACGCTGCACCGTAAATTCCGCTACGCCCGGGCAGCCTATTTTGGTCTGCTCAAAGTGAGTGCGCAAAGCCATCTGAAGGCGATGTGTTTAAACCTGTTGAAAGCGGCTAACAGGCTAAGTGTGCCTGTTGCCGCCTAA
- the prmC gene encoding peptide chain release factor N(5)-glutamine methyltransferase: MTLDDWILQSPLPRIEARMLLQKAGGYSRVQLITQGAEAIPADIFAWLDSLAERRLNGEPMAYIMGGREFYGRWFEVCPDVLIPRPETEHLVEAVIEHLPKNGRVWDLGTGSGAVAVTVALERKDAEVRASDISRQALVVARRNAENLGAAVEFASGSWFDTDKTSSEDKYRFDVIVSNPPYIEADDSHLNQGDLRFEPQTALTDFADGLTCIRELAQRAPEFLKEGGWLLLEHGYNQGGAVRQILSENGFTEIETRQDLACLDRLTLGVRRHIE; this comes from the coding sequence ATGACATTAGATGACTGGATACTGCAGTCTCCGCTACCGCGCATAGAGGCACGTATGCTTTTGCAAAAGGCGGGAGGTTACAGCCGTGTTCAATTAATAACGCAGGGAGCAGAAGCGATTCCGGCAGATATTTTCGCTTGGCTGGATAGTTTGGCGGAGCGTCGTCTGAACGGTGAGCCAATGGCTTATATCATGGGTGGCCGAGAGTTTTATGGTCGTTGGTTTGAAGTCTGCCCTGATGTTTTGATTCCCCGTCCGGAAACCGAGCATTTGGTTGAAGCGGTTATCGAACATCTCCCAAAAAACGGACGGGTTTGGGATTTGGGTACCGGTAGCGGGGCGGTTGCTGTTACGGTGGCATTGGAACGGAAGGACGCAGAAGTACGCGCGTCTGATATTAGCAGGCAGGCTTTGGTTGTTGCCCGTCGAAACGCAGAAAATTTGGGTGCAGCAGTTGAGTTTGCATCAGGATCATGGTTCGATACAGATAAAACGTCGTCTGAAGACAAATATCGTTTTGATGTTATTGTTTCCAACCCTCCTTATATTGAGGCAGATGACAGCCATTTGAATCAAGGAGATTTGCGTTTTGAGCCTCAAACGGCATTGACCGATTTTGCCGACGGCTTGACCTGTATTCGGGAGCTGGCACAGCGTGCGCCTGAATTTTTGAAAGAGGGCGGATGGTTGCTGTTGGAACATGGATATAACCAAGGTGGGGCAGTACGGCAGATTTTGTCGGAAAATGGTTTTACAGAGATTGAAACCCGGCAGGATTTGGCCTGTTTAGACAGGCTGACTTTGGGTGTCAGGCGGCATATTGAATAA
- the xth gene encoding exodeoxyribonuclease III, which yields MKITTWNVNSLNVRLPQVQNWLADHQPDVLVLQELKLDQDKFPAAALQMMGWHSVWSGQKTYNGVAIISRSEPQDVHVGLPTLPDDPQRRIIAATVNGVRVINVYCVNGEALDSPKFQYKEQWFAALTEFVRDEMTRHEKLVLLGDFNIAPADADCYDPEKWHEKIHCSSIERQWFKNLLDLGLTDSLRQIHPEGAFYTWFDYRGAMFQRKLGLRIDHQLISPALSAVLKDVYVDLDARAQERPSDHAPVVAEFDL from the coding sequence ATGAAAATCACCACTTGGAACGTCAATTCCCTCAACGTGCGCCTGCCGCAGGTGCAAAACTGGCTTGCCGACCATCAGCCTGATGTCCTTGTTTTGCAAGAGCTTAAGCTAGACCAAGACAAATTTCCCGCTGCCGCCCTGCAAATGATGGGCTGGCACAGCGTTTGGAGCGGACAAAAAACCTACAACGGCGTCGCCATCATCAGCCGCAGCGAACCGCAAGACGTACACGTCGGCCTGCCTACCCTGCCCGACGACCCGCAACGCCGCATCATCGCCGCAACCGTCAACGGCGTGCGCGTCATCAATGTCTATTGCGTCAACGGCGAAGCCCTCGACAGCCCGAAATTCCAATATAAAGAACAATGGTTTGCCGCATTGACTGAATTTGTCCGCGACGAAATGACGCGCCACGAAAAACTGGTCTTGCTCGGCGACTTCAATATCGCGCCAGCCGATGCCGACTGCTACGACCCCGAAAAATGGCATGAAAAAATCCACTGCTCATCCATCGAGAGACAGTGGTTCAAAAATCTGTTGGATCTGGGCTTGACCGACAGCCTGCGCCAAATCCACCCCGAAGGCGCGTTTTACACTTGGTTTGACTATCGCGGCGCAATGTTTCAACGCAAACTCGGACTGCGCATCGACCACCAGCTCATCAGCCCCGCCCTGTCTGCCGTGTTGAAAGACGTTTATGTCGATTTGGACGCGCGCGCGCAAGAACGCCCGAGCGACCATGCGCCGGTTGTGGCTGAATTTGATTTGTAA
- a CDS encoding ArsR/SmtB family transcription factor yields METKRLSSLLKLIANPERMTILFMLMDSERSIAELSEALGQPATAVSNHLARLRSEGLIDFTRYHRIIEYRLVSEEAAAILDTLRHLENRKAA; encoded by the coding sequence ATGGAAACCAAACGTCTCTCTTCCCTTCTCAAACTCATCGCCAACCCCGAACGCATGACCATTTTGTTCATGCTGATGGACAGCGAACGCAGCATTGCCGAATTATCCGAAGCGCTCGGACAGCCTGCGACCGCCGTTTCCAACCACCTCGCACGCCTGCGCTCCGAAGGTCTGATCGATTTCACCCGCTACCACCGCATCATCGAATACAGGCTGGTATCCGAAGAAGCCGCCGCCATCCTCGATACGCTGCGCCATTTGGAAAACCGTAAAGCCGCCTAA
- a CDS encoding lysophospholipid acyltransferase family protein — MYILITFFFKLFAAMPLRLLHALAGVLGCAVYYLRREDRERVFDNMRTAGLQPDEAAVKAVFRETVKGGLELPVAFFRRPESIEKLFVEVRGWEHVQAALDAGEGLLFITPHIGSYDLAGRYISQRLPFPLTAMYKPPKLKAMDEVMQAGRVRGKGKTAPTSIQGVKQVIKALRAGEATIILPDHVPAPEEGGDGMWAEFFGKPAFTMTLAGKLAQVKGVKALFFCGERLPQGRGFVLHIEPLRGELNGNKEHDARVINENTEYWIRRFPTQYLFMYNRYKQPAGAPEPPGHG, encoded by the coding sequence ATGTATATTCTGATTACCTTTTTCTTCAAACTCTTCGCCGCCATGCCGCTGCGCCTGCTGCACGCATTGGCGGGCGTGTTGGGCTGCGCGGTTTATTATCTGCGCCGTGAGGATCGCGAACGCGTATTTGACAATATGCGGACAGCCGGTTTGCAGCCCGATGAAGCGGCGGTCAAGGCTGTGTTCCGCGAAACGGTCAAAGGCGGGTTGGAATTGCCCGTGGCTTTTTTCAGACGACCTGAAAGCATAGAAAAATTGTTTGTAGAAGTACGCGGATGGGAACATGTACAGGCTGCGTTGGATGCGGGCGAAGGATTGTTGTTTATTACCCCGCACATCGGCAGCTACGACCTTGCCGGACGATATATCAGCCAACGGCTTCCGTTTCCACTTACGGCGATGTACAAACCGCCGAAGCTCAAAGCGATGGATGAAGTCATGCAGGCGGGGCGCGTACGCGGTAAAGGTAAAACCGCACCGACCAGTATTCAAGGCGTTAAGCAGGTCATCAAAGCCTTGCGTGCGGGCGAAGCCACCATCATTTTGCCCGACCATGTCCCCGCGCCCGAAGAAGGTGGAGACGGTATGTGGGCGGAGTTCTTCGGTAAACCGGCTTTTACCATGACGCTGGCAGGCAAGCTCGCACAGGTAAAAGGGGTCAAGGCATTGTTTTTCTGCGGAGAACGCCTGCCGCAAGGACGCGGGTTTGTCCTACATATCGAACCCTTACGCGGCGAACTGAACGGCAATAAAGAACACGATGCGCGGGTAATCAATGAAAATACGGAATATTGGATACGCCGGTTCCCGACGCAATATCTGTTTATGTACAACCGCTACAAACAGCCCGCAGGTGCGCCGGAGCCTCCCGGGCATGGGTGA
- a CDS encoding chloride channel protein encodes MPTKPPAYRITHKIRQTRRISRKSIAFLFLLAGSALVALTALLFAWMADFALEMNAELVQKYPWFAWVALPFGLPLIVWITRRFAPYTSGSGIPQVLASLALPYGANKTRLIRLRETLLKIPLTFLAMFAGASVGREGPSVQVGAAVMSAWGAWCKKHGFAFRGMQENDLIAAGAAGGLAAAFNAPLAGVIFAIEELGREVMLRWERQILLGVLAAGFIQVAIQGNNPYFSGFSGGALDNMLGWVLGCGLACGIAGGLFGRTLYLGATAFTPAKWREHIRRHPLITAALIGILLAAIGTLYQGKTYGTGYHEAAQALRGIHEAPAGLAVAKWFSTVLTYWTGTPGGIFTPSLTIGAVLGEHIAILTGLAQGTHVLVLICMAAFLAGATQSPLTSAVVVMEMTGGQNLLFWLLIACIFASQVSRQFSPRPFYHAAGTRFKRQVEQSGQK; translated from the coding sequence ATGCCGACCAAACCGCCCGCCTACCGCATCACGCACAAAATCCGCCAAACCCGCCGCATCTCGCGTAAAAGCATTGCTTTTCTGTTCCTGCTGGCAGGTTCGGCATTGGTCGCGCTGACCGCCCTCCTGTTTGCCTGGATGGCAGATTTCGCGTTAGAAATGAATGCGGAGCTGGTGCAAAAATATCCTTGGTTTGCCTGGGTCGCCCTACCCTTCGGGCTGCCGCTCATCGTCTGGATCACCCGCCGTTTCGCCCCCTACACCTCCGGCAGCGGCATCCCGCAAGTGCTCGCCAGCCTCGCCCTGCCCTACGGCGCCAACAAAACCCGCCTGATCCGCCTCCGCGAAACCCTCCTCAAAATCCCGCTGACCTTCCTCGCCATGTTTGCAGGCGCGTCCGTCGGGCGTGAAGGACCGTCCGTCCAAGTCGGCGCGGCAGTCATGAGCGCGTGGGGCGCATGGTGCAAAAAACACGGCTTCGCCTTTCGCGGCATGCAGGAAAACGACCTCATCGCCGCAGGCGCGGCAGGCGGGCTTGCCGCCGCGTTCAACGCCCCGCTGGCAGGCGTGATTTTCGCCATCGAAGAACTCGGGCGCGAAGTCATGCTGCGTTGGGAGCGGCAAATCCTGCTCGGCGTCCTCGCCGCCGGTTTCATCCAAGTCGCCATCCAAGGCAACAATCCCTATTTTTCAGGCTTCAGCGGCGGCGCGCTCGACAATATGCTCGGCTGGGTATTGGGCTGCGGACTCGCGTGCGGCATCGCAGGCGGACTGTTCGGACGCACCCTGTATCTCGGCGCCACCGCATTCACCCCCGCCAAATGGCGCGAACACATCCGCCGCCATCCCCTGATTACCGCCGCCCTCATCGGCATCCTGCTCGCCGCCATCGGCACACTTTACCAAGGCAAAACCTACGGCACAGGTTACCACGAAGCCGCCCAAGCCCTGCGCGGCATCCACGAAGCCCCCGCCGGACTCGCCGTCGCCAAATGGTTCTCCACCGTCCTGACCTACTGGACAGGTACGCCCGGCGGCATCTTCACCCCCTCCCTGACCATAGGCGCAGTCTTGGGCGAACACATCGCCATCCTCACCGGACTCGCCCAAGGCACCCACGTCCTCGTCCTCATCTGCATGGCAGCCTTCCTCGCCGGTGCCACCCAATCGCCACTCACCTCCGCCGTCGTCGTGATGGAAATGACCGGCGGACAAAACCTCCTCTTTTGGCTGCTCATCGCCTGCATCTTCGCCTCACAAGTCTCCCGCCAATTCTCCCCCCGCCCCTTCTACCACGCCGCAGGCACACGCTTCAAACGACAGGTGGAACAAAGCGGACAGAAGTGA